A part of Phoenix dactylifera cultivar Barhee BC4 chromosome 2, palm_55x_up_171113_PBpolish2nd_filt_p, whole genome shotgun sequence genomic DNA contains:
- the LOC103711790 gene encoding uncharacterized protein LOC103711790 isoform X4, with protein MRKLAERPLKELYDRTGRISEPEITPVLQGSCRIQGPVDESDHEFQRLNSDFLQSEKSYMFINDSLQMRAESGTCNVCSAPCSSCMHRNMSAMMSKVECGFSDNIYERKETDSCSFIGVDGLPPTKSRACDNQQHAASETSNLLSTSSSHDSYSENAESKATLRASAMYDASEDVDIPPKVSLGGAAGEDQPLRKATGTSHGLNPSCCHSASDSHLGIFLHRDEEQHGAECHGDNMSCITGVRDANPPACYRNVDLDKKDTSCSSASTYDLLAKENEMEVQVDACPGSHHHEIEASESKSRELNTCPLESSRKKSSGGNSVNAVFSPKSDLVEFPPTKKELSTKTPSSHSHFQSAYVDRSPDSKDLGGYLTSQHRGEPSECSMNDVKSSPGGPLVSMSIDGRNSAALPSYEDSKPSQIRGDSSSRVLKNHDSCLETEAVMDGENPSDEATKCRNTCEQFGKNGTILEASNVQEPDMQPRLITKGENSESDSGLDDVKVCDICGDAGVEELLATCSRCSDGAEHTYCMRIKLDKIPEGEWLCEECQLKEDAENQKVDKSDSFSGTSKVDILKENSQNFGSNLIPKILPKLDIEAIDTEVRGSTKGMQSPQKSGKSHADSPEVTSMNSKMIPEIGGGSIGIASPRKNAVMSRESSFKSLDMGKVKPTNLVPSSKGQSANSSQAISRSHTSSSKPSKVQPQLHSTRGPLSKQLSFDNSYMKPKVKQLINNLPQKQKITREAVSSNGRKDEVVKTMMKSASFKSVSSGLSNIESLNRTQSFKSPQADEPRGWKLVKERNMRERKNSFVLDRPAGTSAAKMDLKISQHSGNLSNKSEQDILSIKKGLENPKDLGRTEVKKQTSSTSKRYELCNSEDRRPCQVVPREGSCANPTAVDRSRGDADLVLQRSMSQVQESSPQEDQIKDSTHSSSSRQAASSDSRVLRCHKCNETGHATQFCPIDKLRISALKPSADRSLRESSHKSNKWKDAIEAAKTRTQKRNKLSDQSVCSTPSTEVSCEVASKDIQSNSSGLKSLPLEGTSDGQADLRSFDADFGIREPVIDMQQAKHPVEASCLPKASDSNAILTNSDGSNANPSTRILLDQSSLLANPFRASGIPEHEYIWQGGFEVLRTGGLHEFFDGIQAHLSTSASPNMLEVVSQFPCKLQLDEAPYLRLWPLQFQGISPKEDNIAIFFFAKDIESYERTYGKLLENMLKNDLALRGNINEVEILIFPSNKLPENCQRWNMLFFLWGVFRGRTECSKILPDLQKQTCQFKLSTDPLVQEISSPLFEASTSQKINSHESSVKELSRNISHESSDNELSRNNKSANMEAVKSNIWVDFQPISSSGIKDKICNMHESSFVQNTSCQLASGSIPLSCSSDMRGQLCSVLGTCPEPDLPMSTKDFCPALKGEAMYLEKSGSDIDGRTPVHIHATSIENMNSALPSQAISSYFGQDGEGRGNGEKMREKEGSIKLEACIDNELQEHLMEIDHLGWESRPSRKRAHSSSMQTVTRASGEPSKSTDEIMLWSERANFISLEDEKEYKKMRSRSEIHANSSSRDENTTNNLSSQIHTLLSSYVDEQQNIHGFCSGTGMTENPRCAEKFFFPADSGPVRNVVSENFIHVLSSDDEDVPESSSPDLELALGGKKKSSEKEVLSLLFPLADRKSSQEKLPGPAMDGEDDMSASLSLSLAFPGTEKKQKDKPILRTEQLLPERPRVNTSLLLFGRFTDT; from the exons ATAACACCAGTCCTGCAAGGGAGTTGTCGCATCCAAGGACCTGTTGATGAGTCAGACCATGAATTTCAAAGGCTGAACTCG GATTTTTTACAATCTGAAAAAAGCTATATGTTTATAAACGATAGTCTTCAGATGAGGGCAGAATCTGGGACATGCAATGTGTGCTCTGCTCCTTGCTCCTCTTGTATGCATCGTAATATGTCAGCCATGATGTCAAAAGTTGAATGTGGGTTTTCTGACAATATCTATGAGAGAAAAGAAACTGATAGTTGTTCATTCATTGGTGTTGATGGGTTGCCTCCCACTAAGAGCAGAGCATGTGATAACCAGCAACATGCAGCTAGTGAAACAAGCAATTTATtgagcacaagctcgagtcatgATTCATATTCTGAAAATGCTGAAAGTAAAGCAACTCTGAGGGCTTCTGCTATGTATGATGCATCTGAAGATGTAGACATACCTCCAAAAGTGTCTTTAGGAGGTGCAGCAGGAGAAGATCAGCCTCTTCGAAAGGCTACTGGTACTAGTCATGGGCTAAATCCCTCATGCTGTCACTCTGCATCTGATTCGCACCTTGGGATATTCTTACATCGAGATGAAGAGCAGCACGGAGCAGAATGCCATGGGGATAATATGTCATGTATCACTGGAGTCAGAGATGCCAATCCCCCAGCCTGTTATCGTAATGTTGACCTGGACAAGAAAGATACATCATGTAGTTCTGCATCAACCTATGATTTACttgctaaagaaaatgaaatggAGGTACAGGTGGATGCCTGTCCTGGATCTCATCATCATGAAATAGAAGCAAGTGAAAGTAAATCAAgagaactaaacacatgccctcTGGAATCTTCGAGGAAGAAGAGCTCTGGCGGTAACTCTGTAAATGCTGTCTTTTCTCCCAAATCTGACCTTGTAGAGTTCCCTCCCACAAAAAAAGAATTGTCTACCAAAACACCGTCTTCACATTCCCATTTTCAAAGTGCATACGTTGACCGTAGTCCTGATTCTAAGGATTTGGGAGGATATCTAACTTCTCAACATCGAGGAGAGCCTTCTGAATGCTCGATGAATGATGTCAAATCTTCACCTGGAGGACCATTGGTTTCCATGAGTATTGATGGGCGCAATTCTGCTGCACTCCCAAGTTATGAAGACAGTAAACCAAGTCAAATCAGAGGTGACTCCTCTTCAAGGGTTTTAAAGAACCATGATTCATGCCTTGAAACTGAAGCTGTCATGGATGGTGAGAACCCATCAGATGAAGCTACTAAATGCAGGAACACTtgtgagcaatttggaaagaaCGGTACCATATTGGAGGCATCCAATGTACAAGAGCCTGACATGCAACCGCGCCTGATCACTAAGGGGGAAAATTCTGAATCAGACAGTGGATTAGATGAT GTAAAGGTATGTGATATATGCGGAGATGCGGGCGTGGAAGAACTTCTAGCTACATGTAGTAGATGCAGTGACGGTGCAGAGCACAC TTATTGCATGCGAATTAAGTTGGACAAAATTCCGGAAGGTGAATGGTTATGTGAAGAATGCCAACTCAAGGAGGATGCTGAAAACCAAAAAGTGGATAAATCTGATTCATTTTCTGGAACATCAAAAGTAGATATCTTGAAAGAAAACAGTCAGAATTTTGGGAGCAATTTGATCCCTAAGATTTTACCTAAGTTGGATATTGAAGCTATTGATACAGAAGTGAGAGGGTCTACTAAAGGAATGCAAAGTCCACAAAAATCAGGCAAGAGCCATGCAGACAGTCCGGAGGTTACTTCAATGAACAGCAAAATGATTCCTGAAATAGGTGGTGGGTCCATAGGAATAGCCAGTCCAAGGAAAAATGCTGTCATGTCTCGAGAAAGTTCATTTAAGAGCCTGGATATGGGAAAGGTAAAGCCAACCAACCTGGTTCCATCTTCCAAAGGTCAGTCGGCAAATAGTTCCCAGGCCATCTCCCGCTCACATACCTCAAGCTCTAAGCCATCAAAGGTTCAACCGCAACTTCATTCAACTCGAG GGCCACTTTCAAAGCAGCTTTCATTTGACAACTCATACATGAAGCCAAAGGTCAAACAGTTGATCAACAATTTGCCTCAGAAGCAAAAAATTACGAGAGAAGCTGTTTCTAGCAATGGTAGGAAGGATGAAGTAGTCAAAACAATGATGAAGTCTGCATCATTCAAAAGTGTAAGTTCAGGCCTCTCCAATATTGAATCGTTAAATAGAACCCAATCATTTAAATCACCTCAAGCTGATGAACCTAGAGGCTGGAAACTGGTGAAAGAAAGGAATATGAGGGAAAGGAAGAATTCTTTTGTTCTTGATCGCCCTGCTGGCACATCTGCTGCAAAGATGGATCTGAAGATTTCACAGCATAGTGGAAATTTAAGTAATAAATCTGAACAAGACATACTCAGCATCAAAAAGGGACTAGAAAATCCCAAGGATTTAG GACGTACTGAGGTGAAGAAGCAGACATCAAGTACTTCTAAAAGATATGAATTGTGCAATTCTGAGGATCGAAGGCCATGCCAAGTTGTCCCTAGGGAAGGTTCTTGTGCAAATCCCACTGCTGTTGATAGATCACGTGGTGATGCTGACTTGGTACTGCAGCGCAGTATGTCTCAGGTCCAAGAATCCTCCCCtcaagaagatcaaatcaaggaTTCTACCCATTCTAGCAGTTCAAGGCAGGCTGCTTCAAGTGACAGTCGAGTATTACGTTGTCATAAATGTAATGAAACAGGTCATGCAACTCAGTTTTGCCCGATTGACAAACTTCGCATATCTGCTCTTAAACCTTCTGCTGATAGAAGTTTAAGGGAAAGCAGTCATAAAAGCAATAAATGGAAAGATGCAATTGAAGCAGCAAAAACTAGGACACAGAAGAGAAATAAATTGTCAGACCAGTCTGTGTGTTCAACGCCGAGTACTGAAGTGAGTTGTGAAGTAGCTTCCAAAGATATCCAGTCAAACTCAAGTGGTCTGAAGAGCTTGCCTCTGGAAGGGACATCTGATGGGCAAGCTGATTTGAGAAGCTTTGATGCTGATTTTGGCATAAGAGAACCTGTGATTGACATGCAGCAAGCCAAACACCCTGTTGAAGCCTCATGTCTTCCTAAAGCAAGTGATTCCAATGCCATTCTTACCAATTCTGATGGTTCAAATGCGAATCCTTCAACTAGAATTTTGCTTGATCAATCTTCTCTACTTGCAAACCCGTTTAGAGCTTCAGGAATCCCAGAACATGAATATATATGGCA AGGTGGTTTTGAGGTGCTTAGAACTGGAGGACTTCATGAGTTTTTTGATGGGATTCAAGCTCACTTGTCAACTTCTGCATCACCTAACATGCTTGAAGTGGTCAGCCAGTTTCCTTGCAAACTGCAACTAGACGAAGCTCCTTACCTTAGGTTGTGGCCATTGCAATTTCAGGGAATCAGTCCTAAGGAAGATAATATTgccatttttttctttgctaAAGATATCGAGAG TTATGAAAGGACTTACGGGAAGCTGTTGGAAAATATGCTTAAAAATGATTTAGCCCTTAGAGGGAATATCAATGAGGTTGAGATTCTTATTTTCCCATCAAATAAACTACCAGAAAACTGCCAAC GTTGGAATATGTTATTCTTTCTCTGGGGTGTCTTCAGAGGAAGGACAGAGTGCTCAAAAATCCTGCCTGATTTACAGAAGCAGACTTGTCAGTTCAAGTTAAGCACAGATCccttggttcaagaaatttcttCCCCTCTCTTTGAAGCTTCTACCTCTCAGAAAATAAATTCCCATGAGAGTTCAGTCAAGGAATTATCTAGGAATATTTCCCATGAGAGTTCAGATAACGAATTATCTAGGAATAATAAATCAGCCAACATGGAAGCAGTGAAATCCAATATTTGGGTGGATTTTCAgcctatttcttcttctggtATCAAGGATAAGATCTGCAACATGCATGAGTCTTCTTTTGTTCAAAATACTTCGTGTCAGCTGGCTTCAGGTTCGATTCCTCTAAGCTGCTCGTCGGATATGCGAGGCCAGCTGTGCAGCGTGCTTGGTACTTGTCCAGAGCCTGACCTTCCGATGAGTACCAAGGACTTCTGCCCTGCATTGAAAGGCGAGGCCATGTATCTG GAGAAATCTGGTAGTGATATTGATGGCAGAACCCCAGTCCACATTCATGCAACTAGCATAGAAAATATGAACAGTGCATTGCCTTCACAAGCAATATCTTCATATTTTGGACAAG ATGGTGAAGGCAGAGGAAATGGTGAAAAGATGAGGGAGAAAGAAGGATCAATCAAACTTGAAGCTTGTATAGATAATGAGCTGCAGGAACATCTGATGGAGATCGACCACCTCGGCTGGGAGTCAAGGCCTAGCCGGAAACGTGCACACTCATCTTCCATGCAGACGGTTACGCGTGCTTCTGGTGAACCCTCAAAGAGCACTGATGAAATAATGCTTTGGAGTGAGAGAGCAAACTTCATTTCTCTTGAAGATGAAAAAGAATACAAGAAGATGAGGAGTCGCAGCGAGATACATGCTAATAGTAGTTCTAGGGATGAAAATACAACTAATAATTTATCATCTCAGATACATACTTTGCTATCTAGCTATGTTGATGAGCAGCAAAACATTCATGGTTTCTGCAGTGGAACAGGGATGACTGAGAACCCAAGGTGCGCTGAAAAGTTTTTCTTTCCAGCGGATTCGGGTCCTGTCAGAAATGTTGTATCAGAGAACTTCATACATGTTCTTTCTTCAGATGACGAAGACGTGCCAGAGTCCAGTAGTCCAGATCTTGAACTAGCACTTGGGGGCAAGAAGAAATCATCCGAAAAGGAAGTCTTGTCATTGCTTTTCCCTTTGGCTGACAGAAAAAGCAGCCAAGAAAAACTCCCTGGTCCTGCAATGGATGGTGAAGATGATATGTCAGCATCACTCTCTCTATCCCTTGCCTTTCCTGGCACAGAGAAGAAACAAAAAGACAAACCCATTTTAAGAACGGAGCAGCTTTTGCCGGAGAGGCCTCGCGTTAATACTTCTTTGCTTCTATTTGGCAGGTTTACTGACACTTGA
- the LOC103711790 gene encoding uncharacterized protein LOC103711790 isoform X9, whose amino-acid sequence MRAESGTCNVCSAPCSSCMHRNMSAMMSKVECGFSDNIYERKETDSCSFIGVDGLPPTKSRACDNQQHAASETSNLLSTSSSHDSYSENAESKATLRASAMYDASEDVDIPPKVSLGGAAGEDQPLRKATGTSHGLNPSCCHSASDSHLGIFLHRDEEQHGAECHGDNMSCITGVRDANPPACYRNVDLDKKDTSCSSASTYDLLAKENEMEVQVDACPGSHHHEIEASESKSRELNTCPLESSRKKSSGGNSVNAVFSPKSDLVEFPPTKKELSTKTPSSHSHFQSAYVDRSPDSKDLGGYLTSQHRGEPSECSMNDVKSSPGGPLVSMSIDGRNSAALPSYEDSKPSQIRGDSSSRVLKNHDSCLETEAVMDGENPSDEATKCRNTCEQFGKNGTILEASNVQEPDMQPRLITKGENSESDSGLDDVKVCDICGDAGVEELLATCSRCSDGAEHTYCMRIKLDKIPEGEWLCEECQLKEDAENQKVDKSDSFSGTSKVDILKENSQNFGSNLIPKILPKLDIEAIDTEVRGSTKGMQSPQKSGKSHADSPEVTSMNSKMIPEIGGGSIGIASPRKNAVMSRESSFKSLDMGKVKPTNLVPSSKGQSANSSQAISRSHTSSSKPSKVQPQLHSTRGPLSKQLSFDNSYMKPKVKQLINNLPQKQKITREAVSSNGRKDEVVKTMMKSASFKSVSSGLSNIESLNRTQSFKSPQADEPRGWKLVKERNMRERKNSFVLDRPAGTSAAKMDLKISQHSGNLSNKSEQDILSIKKGLENPKDLGRTEVKKQTSSTSKRYELCNSEDRRPCQVVPREGSCANPTAVDRSRGDADLVLQRSMSQVQESSPQEDQIKDSTHSSSSRQAASSDSRVLRCHKCNETGHATQFCPIDKLRISALKPSADRSLRESSHKSNKWKDAIEAAKTRTQKRNKLSDQSVCSTPSTEVSCEVASKDIQSNSSGLKSLPLEGTSDGQADLRSFDADFGIREPVIDMQQAKHPVEASCLPKASDSNAILTNSDGSNANPSTRILLDQSSLLANPFRASGIPEHEYIWQGGFEVLRTGGLHEFFDGIQAHLSTSASPNMLEVVSQFPCKLQLDEAPYLRLWPLQFQGISPKEDNIAIFFFAKDIESYERTYGKLLENMLKNDLALRGNINEVEILIFPSNKLPENCQRWNMLFFLWGVFRGRTECSKILPDLQKQTCQFKLSTDPLVQEISSPLFEASTSQKINSHESSVKELSRNISHESSDNELSRNNKSANMEAVKSNIWVDFQPISSSGIKDKICNMHESSFVQNTSCQLASGSIPLSCSSDMRGQLCSVLGTCPEPDLPMSTKDFCPALKGEAMYLEKSGSDIDGRTPVHIHATSIENMNSALPSQAISSYFGQDGEGRGNGEKMREKEGSIKLEACIDNELQEHLMEIDHLGWESRPSRKRAHSSSMQTVTRASGEPSKSTDEIMLWSERANFISLEDEKEYKKMRSRSEIHANSSSRDENTTNNLSSQIHTLLSSYVDEQQNIHGFCSGTGMTENPRCAEKFFFPADSGPVRNVVSENFIHVLSSDDEDVPESSSPDLELALGGKKKSSEKEVLSLLFPLADRKSSQEKLPGPAMDGEDDMSASLSLSLAFPGTEKKQKDKPILRTEQLLPERPRVNTSLLLFGRFTDT is encoded by the exons ATGAGGGCAGAATCTGGGACATGCAATGTGTGCTCTGCTCCTTGCTCCTCTTGTATGCATCGTAATATGTCAGCCATGATGTCAAAAGTTGAATGTGGGTTTTCTGACAATATCTATGAGAGAAAAGAAACTGATAGTTGTTCATTCATTGGTGTTGATGGGTTGCCTCCCACTAAGAGCAGAGCATGTGATAACCAGCAACATGCAGCTAGTGAAACAAGCAATTTATtgagcacaagctcgagtcatgATTCATATTCTGAAAATGCTGAAAGTAAAGCAACTCTGAGGGCTTCTGCTATGTATGATGCATCTGAAGATGTAGACATACCTCCAAAAGTGTCTTTAGGAGGTGCAGCAGGAGAAGATCAGCCTCTTCGAAAGGCTACTGGTACTAGTCATGGGCTAAATCCCTCATGCTGTCACTCTGCATCTGATTCGCACCTTGGGATATTCTTACATCGAGATGAAGAGCAGCACGGAGCAGAATGCCATGGGGATAATATGTCATGTATCACTGGAGTCAGAGATGCCAATCCCCCAGCCTGTTATCGTAATGTTGACCTGGACAAGAAAGATACATCATGTAGTTCTGCATCAACCTATGATTTACttgctaaagaaaatgaaatggAGGTACAGGTGGATGCCTGTCCTGGATCTCATCATCATGAAATAGAAGCAAGTGAAAGTAAATCAAgagaactaaacacatgccctcTGGAATCTTCGAGGAAGAAGAGCTCTGGCGGTAACTCTGTAAATGCTGTCTTTTCTCCCAAATCTGACCTTGTAGAGTTCCCTCCCACAAAAAAAGAATTGTCTACCAAAACACCGTCTTCACATTCCCATTTTCAAAGTGCATACGTTGACCGTAGTCCTGATTCTAAGGATTTGGGAGGATATCTAACTTCTCAACATCGAGGAGAGCCTTCTGAATGCTCGATGAATGATGTCAAATCTTCACCTGGAGGACCATTGGTTTCCATGAGTATTGATGGGCGCAATTCTGCTGCACTCCCAAGTTATGAAGACAGTAAACCAAGTCAAATCAGAGGTGACTCCTCTTCAAGGGTTTTAAAGAACCATGATTCATGCCTTGAAACTGAAGCTGTCATGGATGGTGAGAACCCATCAGATGAAGCTACTAAATGCAGGAACACTtgtgagcaatttggaaagaaCGGTACCATATTGGAGGCATCCAATGTACAAGAGCCTGACATGCAACCGCGCCTGATCACTAAGGGGGAAAATTCTGAATCAGACAGTGGATTAGATGAT GTAAAGGTATGTGATATATGCGGAGATGCGGGCGTGGAAGAACTTCTAGCTACATGTAGTAGATGCAGTGACGGTGCAGAGCACAC TTATTGCATGCGAATTAAGTTGGACAAAATTCCGGAAGGTGAATGGTTATGTGAAGAATGCCAACTCAAGGAGGATGCTGAAAACCAAAAAGTGGATAAATCTGATTCATTTTCTGGAACATCAAAAGTAGATATCTTGAAAGAAAACAGTCAGAATTTTGGGAGCAATTTGATCCCTAAGATTTTACCTAAGTTGGATATTGAAGCTATTGATACAGAAGTGAGAGGGTCTACTAAAGGAATGCAAAGTCCACAAAAATCAGGCAAGAGCCATGCAGACAGTCCGGAGGTTACTTCAATGAACAGCAAAATGATTCCTGAAATAGGTGGTGGGTCCATAGGAATAGCCAGTCCAAGGAAAAATGCTGTCATGTCTCGAGAAAGTTCATTTAAGAGCCTGGATATGGGAAAGGTAAAGCCAACCAACCTGGTTCCATCTTCCAAAGGTCAGTCGGCAAATAGTTCCCAGGCCATCTCCCGCTCACATACCTCAAGCTCTAAGCCATCAAAGGTTCAACCGCAACTTCATTCAACTCGAG GGCCACTTTCAAAGCAGCTTTCATTTGACAACTCATACATGAAGCCAAAGGTCAAACAGTTGATCAACAATTTGCCTCAGAAGCAAAAAATTACGAGAGAAGCTGTTTCTAGCAATGGTAGGAAGGATGAAGTAGTCAAAACAATGATGAAGTCTGCATCATTCAAAAGTGTAAGTTCAGGCCTCTCCAATATTGAATCGTTAAATAGAACCCAATCATTTAAATCACCTCAAGCTGATGAACCTAGAGGCTGGAAACTGGTGAAAGAAAGGAATATGAGGGAAAGGAAGAATTCTTTTGTTCTTGATCGCCCTGCTGGCACATCTGCTGCAAAGATGGATCTGAAGATTTCACAGCATAGTGGAAATTTAAGTAATAAATCTGAACAAGACATACTCAGCATCAAAAAGGGACTAGAAAATCCCAAGGATTTAG GACGTACTGAGGTGAAGAAGCAGACATCAAGTACTTCTAAAAGATATGAATTGTGCAATTCTGAGGATCGAAGGCCATGCCAAGTTGTCCCTAGGGAAGGTTCTTGTGCAAATCCCACTGCTGTTGATAGATCACGTGGTGATGCTGACTTGGTACTGCAGCGCAGTATGTCTCAGGTCCAAGAATCCTCCCCtcaagaagatcaaatcaaggaTTCTACCCATTCTAGCAGTTCAAGGCAGGCTGCTTCAAGTGACAGTCGAGTATTACGTTGTCATAAATGTAATGAAACAGGTCATGCAACTCAGTTTTGCCCGATTGACAAACTTCGCATATCTGCTCTTAAACCTTCTGCTGATAGAAGTTTAAGGGAAAGCAGTCATAAAAGCAATAAATGGAAAGATGCAATTGAAGCAGCAAAAACTAGGACACAGAAGAGAAATAAATTGTCAGACCAGTCTGTGTGTTCAACGCCGAGTACTGAAGTGAGTTGTGAAGTAGCTTCCAAAGATATCCAGTCAAACTCAAGTGGTCTGAAGAGCTTGCCTCTGGAAGGGACATCTGATGGGCAAGCTGATTTGAGAAGCTTTGATGCTGATTTTGGCATAAGAGAACCTGTGATTGACATGCAGCAAGCCAAACACCCTGTTGAAGCCTCATGTCTTCCTAAAGCAAGTGATTCCAATGCCATTCTTACCAATTCTGATGGTTCAAATGCGAATCCTTCAACTAGAATTTTGCTTGATCAATCTTCTCTACTTGCAAACCCGTTTAGAGCTTCAGGAATCCCAGAACATGAATATATATGGCA AGGTGGTTTTGAGGTGCTTAGAACTGGAGGACTTCATGAGTTTTTTGATGGGATTCAAGCTCACTTGTCAACTTCTGCATCACCTAACATGCTTGAAGTGGTCAGCCAGTTTCCTTGCAAACTGCAACTAGACGAAGCTCCTTACCTTAGGTTGTGGCCATTGCAATTTCAGGGAATCAGTCCTAAGGAAGATAATATTgccatttttttctttgctaAAGATATCGAGAG TTATGAAAGGACTTACGGGAAGCTGTTGGAAAATATGCTTAAAAATGATTTAGCCCTTAGAGGGAATATCAATGAGGTTGAGATTCTTATTTTCCCATCAAATAAACTACCAGAAAACTGCCAAC GTTGGAATATGTTATTCTTTCTCTGGGGTGTCTTCAGAGGAAGGACAGAGTGCTCAAAAATCCTGCCTGATTTACAGAAGCAGACTTGTCAGTTCAAGTTAAGCACAGATCccttggttcaagaaatttcttCCCCTCTCTTTGAAGCTTCTACCTCTCAGAAAATAAATTCCCATGAGAGTTCAGTCAAGGAATTATCTAGGAATATTTCCCATGAGAGTTCAGATAACGAATTATCTAGGAATAATAAATCAGCCAACATGGAAGCAGTGAAATCCAATATTTGGGTGGATTTTCAgcctatttcttcttctggtATCAAGGATAAGATCTGCAACATGCATGAGTCTTCTTTTGTTCAAAATACTTCGTGTCAGCTGGCTTCAGGTTCGATTCCTCTAAGCTGCTCGTCGGATATGCGAGGCCAGCTGTGCAGCGTGCTTGGTACTTGTCCAGAGCCTGACCTTCCGATGAGTACCAAGGACTTCTGCCCTGCATTGAAAGGCGAGGCCATGTATCTG GAGAAATCTGGTAGTGATATTGATGGCAGAACCCCAGTCCACATTCATGCAACTAGCATAGAAAATATGAACAGTGCATTGCCTTCACAAGCAATATCTTCATATTTTGGACAAG ATGGTGAAGGCAGAGGAAATGGTGAAAAGATGAGGGAGAAAGAAGGATCAATCAAACTTGAAGCTTGTATAGATAATGAGCTGCAGGAACATCTGATGGAGATCGACCACCTCGGCTGGGAGTCAAGGCCTAGCCGGAAACGTGCACACTCATCTTCCATGCAGACGGTTACGCGTGCTTCTGGTGAACCCTCAAAGAGCACTGATGAAATAATGCTTTGGAGTGAGAGAGCAAACTTCATTTCTCTTGAAGATGAAAAAGAATACAAGAAGATGAGGAGTCGCAGCGAGATACATGCTAATAGTAGTTCTAGGGATGAAAATACAACTAATAATTTATCATCTCAGATACATACTTTGCTATCTAGCTATGTTGATGAGCAGCAAAACATTCATGGTTTCTGCAGTGGAACAGGGATGACTGAGAACCCAAGGTGCGCTGAAAAGTTTTTCTTTCCAGCGGATTCGGGTCCTGTCAGAAATGTTGTATCAGAGAACTTCATACATGTTCTTTCTTCAGATGACGAAGACGTGCCAGAGTCCAGTAGTCCAGATCTTGAACTAGCACTTGGGGGCAAGAAGAAATCATCCGAAAAGGAAGTCTTGTCATTGCTTTTCCCTTTGGCTGACAGAAAAAGCAGCCAAGAAAAACTCCCTGGTCCTGCAATGGATGGTGAAGATGATATGTCAGCATCACTCTCTCTATCCCTTGCCTTTCCTGGCACAGAGAAGAAACAAAAAGACAAACCCATTTTAAGAACGGAGCAGCTTTTGCCGGAGAGGCCTCGCGTTAATACTTCTTTGCTTCTATTTGGCAGGTTTACTGACACTTGA